A single Danio rerio strain Tuebingen ecotype United States chromosome 17, GRCz12tu, whole genome shotgun sequence DNA region contains:
- the fam149b1 gene encoding protein FAM149B1 isoform X1, translating into MISRYSRRPVSHNLEIRGLSRSCLDQHPLPEEADNGTAHSSRLLHNLQEDMSLYSRSEESSASSVRSGCQTLTTDDTVPSWSGIHSYTGTGISTERSSVFSWGYDEFDKAASRQVQQMFEEIDELLYERKCETQLKGLQDECQEWAFRFPHLRILGTQVVCPTDEGFQWYATPAQTPSPSSSFQSKENTVSELYVQGRRAVLCRPTVEVTNPSIKTSGNNEDELPSVIEAEGLIEEYLAYDCRDMDEECEREYVSRRRRRRRCLPPVSPYRCRQEAVLDLLFDDVWRELIGWIEELVRKHWDGYVLDDEKSTVALSPKCPDPQNPFMLLSNVSTVLPPLSQTRTQQLTTNLQAQSSKSWGSKHKSRRKSKKQRKSSTTSRVPVGPAVAHHNLNDLIMIHGIPLQQRNLGTLDRLNQSDCRDSEEKVSHRPGSSVIPAGKPRPRRALDQSTSSLTRPPQSARRRNPPPRNLMPITSSVTQPITTMEEVVRGTRLTTPSDRLTSPPMHLSRNTLLPPIGTGDIDHVYSGQHTRLIQKQRGSSSRAHSAVTDEGISLQPRDKLHLLDVFSRPNTTHTFRSDTPYHRSFTGIDNIGQGRPGRASVGVDSLGIGVTGISLGISSSSFIDSFSHHPMGHFPIGHEEEPDAKASGQARSHNRGGSTARSSRPGL; encoded by the exons ATGATTTCTCGATACAGCCGTCGGCCTGTATCTCACAACCTAGAGAT TCGTGGTTTGTCCCGCAGTTGTCTGGACCAGCATCCTCTTCCAGAGGAGGCAGACAATGGTACTGCGCATTCCTCCAGACTCCTGCACAATCTACAGGAGGACATGTCCTTATACAGCAG GTCTGAGGAGTCCTCTGCATCATCCGTCAGATCAGGATGTCAGACACTCACCACAGATGACACTGTTCCGTCTTGGTCTGGTATCCATAGTTACACAGGAACTGGCATCTCGACAGAACGCAGCTCTGTCTTCTCGTGGGGCTACGAT GAATTTGATAAAGCCGCTTCCAGGCAGGTCCAGCAGATGTTTGAAGAGATTGACGAACTGTTGTATGAAAGAAAGTGTGAAACTCAGCTTAAAGGACTCCAAGATGAGTGTCAAGAGTGGGCTTTCCGATTCCCTCATCTGCG GATTCTTGGAACGCAGGTGGTGTGTCCTACTGATGAAGGATTCCAGTGGTATGCCACGCCAGCTCAGACCCCCAGCCCCTCTAGCAGCTTTCAGAGCAAAGAGAACACTGTCAGCGA GTTGTATGTTCAGGGTCGGAGGGCGGTTTTGTGTCGGCCCACTGTGGAGGTGACCAACCCCAGTATTAAAACCAGTGGTAACAATGAAGATGAGCTGCCCAGTGTGATCGAGGCCGAAGGGCTAATAGAAGAGTATCTGGCCTACGACTGCAGAGACAT GGATGAAGAATGTGAACGTGAGTATGTGAGCAGACGGAGGAGGCGGAGGCGGTGCCTGCCCCCTGTCTCACCCTATCGATGTCGTCAGGAGGCGGTGCTTGATCTGCTGTTTGACGACGTATGGCGTGAGCTCATTGGCTGGATAGAGGAGCTTGTACGTAAACACTGGGATGGATATGTGTTAG ATGATGAGAAGAGTACCGTGGCCCTCAGCCCTAAATGTCCTGATCCTCAGAATCCATTCATGCTGCTGTCCAATGTCTCCACCGTGCTTCCTCCTCTTTCACAGACCAGAACACAACAGCTCACGACAAACTTGCAGGCCCAG AGCTCAAAGTCATGGGGTTCAAAGCACAAGTCAAGACGGAAATCCAAAAAGCAGAGAAAGTCATCGACT ACCAGTCGAGTGCCTGTAGGACCGGCGGTTGCTCATCACAATCTTAATGACCTCATCATGATACATGGCATTCCACTGCAGCAAAGGAACCTGGGAACTCTGGACCGATTAAATCA GTCTGACTGTAGGGACTCTGAGGAGAAAGTGTCTCATCGTCCTGGCTCTAGTGTGATCCCTGCCGGTAAACCCCGGCCCCGCAGGGCACTGGATCAAAGCACTTCATCTTTGACTCGCCCCCCTCAGTCTGCACGGCGACGGAACCCACCTCCTCGAAATCTGATGCCAATTACGTCCAGCGTAACACAGCCAATCACAACCATGGAGGAGGTGGTCAGAGGCACTAGACT gacAACTCCCAGTGATCGTTTGACTTCACCTCCAATGCATCTCAGTAGAAACACACTCCTTCCTCCCATTGGCACAGGAGACATAGACCATGTATACTCCGGACAACACACACGGCTTATACAG AAGCAGAGAGGATCCTCCAGTCGTGCACACAGTGCAGTGACAGATGAGGGTATCAGTCTGCAGCCCAGAGACAAACTACATCTGCTGGACGTGTTTTCCAGACCCAACACCACACACACCTTTAGG TCAGACACCCCTTATCACCGTTCATTCACTGGGATAGACAACATCGGGCAGGGTCGACCTGGCAGGGCATCTGTTGGCGTAG ATTCTCTGGGAATTGGTGTGACTGGAATCAGTTTGGGCATCAGCAGCTCCTCCTTTATAGACTCATTTTCCCATCATCCAATGGGCCATTTCCCAATCGGGCACGAGGAGGAGCCAGATGCAAAAGCCTCAGGTCAAG CACGCTCGCATAACAGAGGTGGTTCAACGGCACGCAGTAGCAGACCAGGGCTTTAA
- the fam149b1 gene encoding protein FAM149B1 (The RefSeq protein has 5 substitutions compared to this genomic sequence), with amino-acid sequence MISRYSRRPVSHNLEIRGLSRSCLDQHPLPEEADNGTAHSSRLLHNLQEDMSLYSRSEESSASSVRSGCQTLTTDDTVPSWSGIHSYTGTGISTERSSVFSWGYDEFDKAASRQVQQMFEEIDELLYERKCETQLKGLQDECQEWAFRFPHLRILGTQVVCPTDEGFQWYATPAQTPSPSSSFQSKENTVSELYVQGRRAVLCRPTVEVTNPSIRTSGNNEDELPSVIEAEGLIEEYLAYDCRDMDEECEREYVSRRRRRRRCLPPVSPYRCRQEAVLDMLFDDVWRELIGWIEELVRKHWDGYVLDDEKSTVALSPKCPDPQNPFMLPSNVSTVLPPLSQTRTQQLTTNLQAQTSRVPVGPAVAHHNLNDLIMIHGIPLQQRNLGTLDRLNQSDCRDSEDKVSHRPGSSVIPAGKPRPRRALDQSTSSLTRPPQSARRRNPPPRNLMPITSSVTQPITTMEEVVRGTRLTTPSDRLTSPPMHLSRNTLLPPIGTGDIDHVYSGQHTRLIQKQRGSSSRAHSAVTDEGISLQPRDKLHLLDVFSRPNTTHTFRSDTPYHRSFTGIDNIGQGRPGRASVGVDSLGIGVTGISLGISSSSFIDSFSHRPMGHFPIGHEEEPDAKASGQARSHNRGGSTARSSRPGL; translated from the exons ATGATTTCTCGATACAGCCGTCGGCCTGTATCTCACAACCTAGAGAT TCGTGGTTTGTCCCGCAGTTGTCTGGACCAGCATCCTCTTCCAGAGGAGGCAGACAATGGTACTGCGCATTCCTCCAGACTCCTGCACAATCTACAGGAGGACATGTCCTTATACAGCAG GTCTGAGGAGTCCTCTGCATCATCCGTCAGATCAGGATGTCAGACACTCACCACAGATGACACTGTTCCGTCTTGGTCTGGTATCCATAGTTACACAGGAACTGGCATCTCGACAGAACGCAGCTCTGTCTTCTCGTGGGGCTACGAT GAATTTGATAAAGCCGCTTCCAGGCAGGTCCAGCAGATGTTTGAAGAGATTGACGAACTGTTGTATGAAAGAAAGTGTGAAACTCAGCTTAAAGGACTCCAAGATGAGTGTCAAGAGTGGGCTTTCCGATTCCCTCATCTGCG GATTCTTGGAACGCAGGTGGTGTGTCCTACTGATGAAGGATTCCAGTGGTATGCCACGCCAGCTCAGACCCCCAGCCCCTCTAGCAGCTTTCAGAGCAAAGAGAACACTGTCAGCGA GTTGTATGTTCAGGGTCGGAGGGCGGTTTTGTGTCGGCCCACTGTGGAGGTGACCAACCCCAGTATTAAAACCAGTGGTAACAATGAAGATGAGCTGCCCAGTGTGATCGAGGCCGAAGGGCTAATAGAAGAGTATCTGGCCTACGACTGCAGAGACAT GGATGAAGAATGTGAACGTGAGTATGTGAGCAGACGGAGGAGGCGGAGGCGGTGCCTGCCCCCTGTCTCACCCTATCGATGTCGTCAGGAGGCGGTGCTTGATCTGCTGTTTGACGACGTATGGCGTGAGCTCATTGGCTGGATAGAGGAGCTTGTACGTAAACACTGGGATGGATATGTGTTAG ATGATGAGAAGAGTACCGTGGCCCTCAGCCCTAAATGTCCTGATCCTCAGAATCCATTCATGCTGCTGTCCAATGTCTCCACCGTGCTTCCTCCTCTTTCACAGACCAGAACACAACAGCTCACGACAAACTTGCAGGCCCAG ACCAGTCGAGTGCCTGTAGGACCGGCGGTTGCTCATCACAATCTTAATGACCTCATCATGATACATGGCATTCCACTGCAGCAAAGGAACCTGGGAACTCTGGACCGATTAAATCA GTCTGACTGTAGGGACTCTGAGGAGAAAGTGTCTCATCGTCCTGGCTCTAGTGTGATCCCTGCCGGTAAACCCCGGCCCCGCAGGGCACTGGATCAAAGCACTTCATCTTTGACTCGCCCCCCTCAGTCTGCACGGCGACGGAACCCACCTCCTCGAAATCTGATGCCAATTACGTCCAGCGTAACACAGCCAATCACAACCATGGAGGAGGTGGTCAGAGGCACTAGACT gacAACTCCCAGTGATCGTTTGACTTCACCTCCAATGCATCTCAGTAGAAACACACTCCTTCCTCCCATTGGCACAGGAGACATAGACCATGTATACTCCGGACAACACACACGGCTTATACAG AAGCAGAGAGGATCCTCCAGTCGTGCACACAGTGCAGTGACAGATGAGGGTATCAGTCTGCAGCCCAGAGACAAACTACATCTGCTGGACGTGTTTTCCAGACCCAACACCACACACACCTTTAGG TCAGACACCCCTTATCACCGTTCATTCACTGGGATAGACAACATCGGGCAGGGTCGACCTGGCAGGGCATCTGTTGGCGTAG ATTCTCTGGGAATTGGTGTGACTGGAATCAGTTTGGGCATCAGCAGCTCCTCCTTTATAGACTCATTTTCCCATCATCCAATGGGCCATTTCCCAATCGGGCACGAGGAGGAGCCAGATGCAAAAGCCTCAGGTCAAG CACGCTCGCATAACAGAGGTGGTTCAACGGCACGCAGTAGCAGACCAGGGCTTTAA
- the mrpl57 gene encoding large ribosomal subunit protein mL63 yields the protein MFLTLALLRKGIPGKQWIGKYRRPRPVTWQIKRNVIKRLEQEAENEYWISRPFMTLEQERGHAAQRREWMWQQIKAERQAKFPEHKYIADQLNHLRVTKTWPS from the coding sequence ATGTTCTTGACTCTAGCACTGTTGCGGAAGGGGATTCCAGGAAAGCAGTGGATTGGGAAGTATCGACGACCACGACCTGTTACCTGGCAGATAAAGCGGAATGTGATCAAACGGCTAGAACAAGAAGCAGAGAATGAATACTGGATCAGCCGGCCATTCATGACGCTGGAACAGGAGCGAGGCCACGCAGCACAGAGGCGAGAGTGGATGTGGCAGCAAATCAAAGCTGAGCGACAAGCCAAGTTTCCTGAACACAAATACATCGCAGACCAACTGAACCACCTAAGGGTCACCAAGACCTGGCCCAGCTAA